A window of Primulina tabacum isolate GXHZ01 chromosome 4, ASM2559414v2, whole genome shotgun sequence contains these coding sequences:
- the LOC142542450 gene encoding uncharacterized protein LOC142542450 — MFEGLLKSKFYTKSKSNIKLIRARIDMILKKRNAMLNYMRKDVADLLKNGLDINAYGRVDGLLVELNRSSCYEFIEQSSLQVLNHLVVMNKQRECPEDCKEAVSSLMFAAARFADLPELRELRTLFLENYGDSMISYANKEFVQKLKSGGSPSKDMNLQLLQDIASEYGLKWNSKDLRNKLLNEPATEKSFGTKIIEDKCSLRDENTSNSVEKTGPWWRRTRM; from the exons ATGTTCGAGGGGCTGTTAAAAAGCAAGTTCTACACCAAAAG CAAGTCGAATATTAAACTGATAAGGGCTCGAATTGATATGATACTGAAGAAGAGGAATGCAATGCTGAATTATATGAGGAAGGATGTTGCTGATCTTCTGAAAAATGGATTAGACATTAACGCCTATGGGAGA GTTGACGGACTTCTGGTCGAGCTGAACCGTTCTAGTTGCTATGAATTCATTGAGCAATCTTCTTTGCAAGTACTGAATCATCTCGTGGTCATGAATAAACAGAG AGAATGTCCAGAAGATTGCAAAGAAGCCGTGTCATCTCTGATGTTTGCGGCAGCAAGATTTGCTGATCTACCGGAGTTGAGAGAGCTGAGGACATTATTTCTGGAAAACTATGGCGATTCCATGATTTCTTACGCCAATAAAGAG TTCGTTCAGAAGTTGAAGTCAGGTGGCAGTCCATCAAAGGACATGAATCTTCAATTGTTGCAAGATATAGCTTCGGAGTATGGCTTGAAGTGGAATTCAAAAGATCTGCGAAACAAGCTGCTTAATGAACCTGCCACTGAAAAG AGTTTTGGTACGAAAATAATCGAAGATAAATGCAGCTTACGAGATGAGAACACTAGCAATTCGGTTGAAAAAACAGGGCCCTGGTGGCGCAGAACGCGAATGTAA
- the LOC142542451 gene encoding uncharacterized protein LOC142542451: protein MAFLSLSLLSSTRTPTTPPIFCSSPPSTSSTAVTVSTSASMFLDLTGFRRTNSPGLARGGRRSVVVGMAPEEEKMTRRSPLDFPIEWDRPKPGRRPDIFPQFSPMKTPLPPPMPADPPEEDEEEEEEKKEEEEEDPDKEETDQPEQ from the exons ATGGCGTTTCTGTCCCTCTCCCTCCTCTCATCAACTAGAACTCCGACCACTCCGCCGATTTTTTGTTcctcacctccttcaacttcaTCCACGGCAGTTACGGTGAGTACATCTGCTTCTATGTTTCTTGATTTGACTGGTTTCCGGAGAACTAACTCTCCGGGATTAGCGCGCGGAGGCCGGAGGTCAGTGGTTGTGGGTATGGCTCCTGAAGAAGAGAAGATGACTCGCCGTTCCCCTCTTGATTTTCCAATT GAGTGGGATAGACCGAAACCAGGAAGGAGACCGGACATTTTCCCGCAGTTCAGCCCAATGAAAACTCCATTACCTCCACCAATGCCAGCCGATCCACCGGAAGAAGATGAGGAAGAGGAGGAAGAAAAGAAAGAGGAAGAGGAGGAAGACCCCGATAAAGAGGAGACAGACCAGCCTGAACAATAG
- the LOC142542452 gene encoding cleavage stimulating factor 64 encodes MAGKQVAGDGVPPSLAGMSKSQLYDIMSQMKALIEQNHHQARQILIQNPALTRALFQAQIMLGMVQPPQTAPTVSPSASQNSQQPIIPTQQSNNQVSSFPVDQNQARKQQSIQNVVSKPQSQSIPPNVQPQLPPSQSLPSIQKPKGQLGPRSTPLSVPQSSQGPNPTQLPQHTAPPPPSLHQPSMPMSSIPTQSQQPQPLQNTGSQYLPLQLPQQPPLPPQPRPQIQPFSHQVHTQMGPNLGFQHPGGHTGQHMHHSQPMFHPGTVPPAGLGPSFLQGQPPLPNQPLPPSLYQAGGPHLGMEFNQVGSSSQVDRGPNWRPGIPEAKGPHFLGPPLVASPMGPMSQPPRPPSLTPEMEKALLQQVMSLTPEQISMLPADQRNQVLQLQQMLRQ; translated from the exons ATGGCGGGAAAGCAAGTCGCCGGCGACGGCGTGCCGCCGAGCTTGGCTGGGATGTCCAAGAGTCAGCTTTACGACATCATGTCTCAGATGAAG GCTTTGATAGAGCAGAATCATCATCAAGCGCGGCAGATTCTGATTCAAAACCCCGCTTTGACGAGAGCTCTGTTTCAG GCACAAATTATGCTCGGAATGGTGCAGCCACCTCAAACA GCTCCAACTGTTTCTCCATCAGCGTCGCAAAATTCTCAGCAACCAATAATACCAACTCAGCAGTCCAATAATCAGGTGTCATCGTTTCCAGTTGATCAGAACCAGGCGAGAAAGCAGCAATCAATCCAAAATGTCGTATCAAAACCTCAATCCCAATCTATTCCTCCAAATGTTCAACCCCAGCTGCCACCGTCTCAATCCTTGCCATCAATTCAGAAACCTAAGGGGCAACTTGGTCCCAGATCAACACCATTGTCTGTTCCACAGTCCTCTCAAGGGCCTAATCCGACACAATTGCCGCAGCACACTGCTCCACCACCACCTTCACTTCATCAGCCCTCAATGCCCATGTCCTCTATCCCCACACAATCACAGCAACCTCAACCTTTGCAGAACACAGGCAGTCAATACTTACCTTTGCAACTGCCTCAACAACCACCATTACCACCACAGCCAAGACCACAAATTCAACCCTTCTCCCATCAGGTTCATACTCAAATGGGACCAAATTTGGGTTTCCAGCATCCTGGTGGACATACTGGACAACATATGCATCATTCCCAACCAATGTTCCAT CCAGGAACGGTGCCTCCTGCTGGTCTGGGACCTTCATTTCTGCAAGGACAGCCACCACTCCCTAATCAGCCCCTTCCGCCATCACTTTATCAg GCAGGAGGCCCTCACCTAGGAATGGAATTCAATCAAGTAGGAAGCTCCAGCCAAGTGGATAGAGGACCCAATTGGAGGCCTGGCATACCCGAAGCTAAAGGACCACATTTTCTGGGACCACCTTTAGTCGCCAGTCCAATGGGTCCCATGAGTCAGCCTCCTCGACCACCATCT TTAACTCCTGAGATGGAGAAGGCGTTGTTGCAACAAGTTATGAGTCTGACTCCAGAACAGATTAGCATGCTTCCGGCTGATCAAAGAAATCAAGTGCTTCAACTGCAGCAAATGCTTCGTCAATGA